CGTCACGCACAAAGCCGAAGCCTATTTTTGCGCCCTCTTTCGCGTCAACGATATACCACATTTCGGTTTTGCCGTTTTCGCCCTCGGGATGCACCTGAACGGATAAATCTTTATTTGCATCGAGAAATTTGAAAAGAAGCGGAAATTCTTTTTCGTTTTCGCCGTTTTTGCCCATAATAAGGCTTTTGTTTTTTTCAATAACATCTTTAAGAAATTGTCCTTTAAACTCACCGTTGGCAATTTTGACGGGCGCTTTTTCAAGGCAGGATAATTCCCAGCTTTCAGCCAAAAATCCGCCGTTCGCCTTGCCGTATTTTTTGCTCAAATTTGTGCCGCCCCAAAGATAATCTTTGAAAATCGGCTGTGTTTTCATAGGATACAATTTTTTCAGCTCCTCAAAAAATGGTTTCAATCTGTTTTATTATACCACAATGCTTTTTAAAAATCAATAATTTTGTTAACATAATGCAATTATATTAAAAGAGAATGTGAATTTTTTTCACATTCTCAAAAACAAGTTACTGTATCTCCCCTGCTTTTTTAAGTGCAATTTTCGTAACGGCAGGCCCGAGAAGTTCGTATATAAACGTTGCACAGAGTACAATCGCGCGGATTGTCTGACCGTATTCGGGCACAACCGTCGTTGCGGCAAGCGACAGACCTATTGCAACGCCTGCCTGGGGCAAAAGCGCATAACCGAGATATTTTTTGATTTTTTTGTCGCACTTGCATATTGCCGCACCCGCATATGTGCCCAAAACCTTTCCGACAACGCGGAACACAACGTATATAACACCCACAATGCCGAGAGTCGGCAGAACCGAAAGTTCAAGCGCCGCGCCCGATGCGACGAAAAACAGCATAAATATCGGCGGTGTCACCGCGTCGACAACTTTCATAACAGGGAGCGACTGTTTGGAAAAATTGACAAACACCGCGCCCAGCGCCATACAAAGAAGGAGCGACGAAATGCCGAGCACATCGGCAATTCCGATACCTGCAAATACAAAGCCGACCGCAAGCGAGAGCCTGTTTCCGTCCTTTTTGAAAAAGCGCACAAAATATGTCAAAAGCATACCCAAAACAGCACCGATACCCAGCGCACCGATAATTTCAACAATCGGCGAAAAAATCATACTCACAACCGACACATTCGCAGTGGAATTGAGCATTCCGGCAACCGCAACGGCAATTCCGAAAAGCATAAGCGCCACCGCGTCGTCGAGAGCAACAACCGACAAAAGTGTTTCGGTAACAGGCCCCTTCGCCTTATACTGGCGGATAACCATAATGGTTGCCGCGGGTGCTGTTGCCGCCGCGATTGAGCTTAAAACAATCGAAAACGGCAGATCGTTGCCGAATGCAACCAGCACGGCGCACACCGCAACAACCGCACCGAGAGCCTCCAGCGCCGCAATGACGATAGGCGCCGCGCCCACTTTTTTAAAATACGACATTTTAAATTCGTTGCCTATCGAAAACGCGATAAAGCCGAGCGCAACCTCGCTGATTACCGCGATTGAATCGATTGTGTCTTTCGGAATTATTTTAAGCACGCTCGGTCCCAAAACAAGACCTGCAAGAAGGTATCCCGTAACGTTGGGAAGCTTGACAAGCTTTACCAGACGTCCGAACGCCATACCCGAAAAAATCATTATTGCAAGATAGCAAAGAACATTAAATTGCATTGTTTTTTTCAAATCCTTCCATATAAGTTACGTTGGTGCAGAACATTATTCCCGTGTCGGGATTGTTAAGTCCGCCCGTCGCGTCATTCACAATTTTTGAAACGAGCGGAATTTTTCCCTCGTCAATAACGGTAAGGATTGTTTTACTGCTTTCTCTGTCGGGGTCGAGAATTTGGCGCAAGGACGCGATAAACCTGAAATCCTCGTCGTCGCTCAAAGTATGCGCCATACCCGTGCTGTCCAAAATCGTTGCGCCGTTTATTCCGTTTTCGGCAAACGCGTGCAGAATTTCGTCCAGGCACTCCGTTTTATTTAATACAACAGTCAAAAGTACCATAAAAATTACCTCCAAATAGATTTTCCATATAATTATATACCTTTTTTCGCCAAATGTCCACTTATTTTTTACAATTTAAAAAATTTCTTCCTTATTACGCTTGACAACAAGATGTAGTACATTGTAAAATATAATAAGTAATATATGGTACAAGGTGGTAAAAAAATGGCTAAAAGCAAAAATAACGATTATACAAACGAAAGTATATCGAAATTAAAAGGTGCTGACAGAGTGCGCCTTCGCCCTGCCGTTATTTTCGGATCGGACGGCTTGGACGGCTGTGAGCACGCCGTTTTTGAAATTCTCTC
The window above is part of the Qingrenia yutianensis genome. Proteins encoded here:
- a CDS encoding cation:proton antiporter — translated: MQFNVLCYLAIMIFSGMAFGRLVKLVKLPNVTGYLLAGLVLGPSVLKIIPKDTIDSIAVISEVALGFIAFSIGNEFKMSYFKKVGAAPIVIAALEALGAVVAVCAVLVAFGNDLPFSIVLSSIAAATAPAATIMVIRQYKAKGPVTETLLSVVALDDAVALMLFGIAVAVAGMLNSTANVSVVSMIFSPIVEIIGALGIGAVLGMLLTYFVRFFKKDGNRLSLAVGFVFAGIGIADVLGISSLLLCMALGAVFVNFSKQSLPVMKVVDAVTPPIFMLFFVASGAALELSVLPTLGIVGVIYVVFRVVGKVLGTYAGAAICKCDKKIKKYLGYALLPQAGVAIGLSLAATTVVPEYGQTIRAIVLCATFIYELLGPAVTKIALKKAGEIQ